A genome region from Acidobacteriota bacterium includes the following:
- a CDS encoding BamA/TamA family outer membrane protein, producing MKRTRRLLGIAVVTLVGLLVALLLVIHLPGVQRAVWERVTASIEEASGWRVESEQVSFRVLPTRFRASNLELTTGGRRVASIENLEATWRWRKVVSAPYRLETLLVDGVRLDLDALPGRSESAGSKSIGPLDFIEVQELRIRKVAGAGSIAETEVVVDGLNVESRLVSGSVTATLSADQLTLDRAGRVFDLGVVAAEVAGSAEGLRVTGLELDSPAVSVQVSGEVSFDSGVAGEFQVRTGVDVANLASWWDPNLATGLQPSGHLQLEGSVAFGGDAGPRIDLEHRGDAIRVAGYDLGEIGFSLVDSVPSVRLAHQEWGRAELMFSGPGAVVVRASLKEAPVDDLLTLAAPRVADLVGRPTNVSGEIDGTLTYPVVADLLAGHFDLVVHSPRGRMAIRAAGGESSWRLEELEVLAAGTEIHASGTVDAESGIDLRADLTSAAPTRMLEPFEMSMPSIEGDLVAGGPLEGEVTMSGPLTAPHFSGSLEWREPEIAGRSFSALTATLSGSTESLDWGVELSLAPGASCVASGWAQPMERKIAGDWEVRADDLAEFVPLLAPSMQLTLSGAVTANGAVAAANASFRVNGEIIGSNVQIGKWVIDTLGATFFATPQIVDVSEISVEAYSGVLTGAISLPVAQLSDPINIDLSWSDLDLAAFPVEVPAAITGEMAGELHLAGSFDRPQGEAVFSWVPVAEVPLLESLVLRGELADGKLSVSTKQFETVSGPGTIRAEIPFGDLPLPEWFWPEAPGGPVSATVRADGVKSGPFLQVLGLDDFQAEAETDLRAEIAWDPATGERPELTVEARDFRVSNLPGELVAEGPLAISVKGERVEIEPFVLAGEGSRLEGSATYDPGAGLVRGRFRARVAPAVANMLPYPVAIDEPIEIGADVQVPADLATAAGGVRGQFTVDHRGGRIVVRDPPVEVRDAHLVVDYGGGAFDITDGTAIVNHGQVDISGGWDPVSGEGVDLEFDGVTVMAAGILSKWNGRLAFEPREDRLAHVSGDMTLVDGVWDERFDVAGFLTADDSTVPEDDLLHDVSLDVVVRGLAGIRVENNLGRFDVNWEQLRVGGTAAEPVLLGEVQIAPGGVLALAGHEVEVRRGVAEFTGDPEIDPVLEIIPAADLNLVGGEDAIGGTVFATQGLAQGLSNALGFENVTLRPAEIAVQTESDPSTRYMVGHRLSHQFALFLATNLSDVQDRLTMIQYWNIPHFGSLALQAYEETKDESQGANVFQRFEWGGTILDQGVPEIRRIRLDGDWPLSKRSLRKATRLRRGQPYDDFLLFVAAVRMERLLAQNGYQNARVIGISEGEESSPVLAFTCEPGERQVVTFEGDALARDVEREVTALYRRPPMKRLSFDKMESVIRQNLVSDGYLAPEISIEGLDEKIVVDVLKGEPSDLRGPFLDGVPDGSIAVVRAVLDAPSELANAVVRPNIARRRVERVLQRAGYLEAQVTDFFTLPGDDGSTEVHLVVDAGGRTSIDSVEILGDDPLGVTEAEALALESGIPLDRVMIDTAVRGIRNTYQEAGYTDVSVASTVEVDASGKRRLQVNLEPGPRPTVREIRFEGRRFVSEGVLSKGVALSPGDFVTEGELNQSASDIANFSPIERATVVTTPIDDSQVDVEFDVVEKDRWTVEVGGGWSTERSFGAAFGIRDDNLFGRGVGLNLRGSLDSKEQKLYLYGSIPPPPGGNLSFISTVGYATGDAPDDPDFLDQDEFLASLEATYRLPNDMQVGGYYRWTRTRTYEKIPDDFLPFDITVRVGTLGLRSVVDRFDFFFDPRKGWGLTSDFGWSGEAIGSELEYLSWLTGFGLALETFAGSTWMQTVKIGIAEPLKGTSLDTEAKFFAGGQSSVRGFDLNTVGPVTYGSDGTLVPAGGAVLFVLNEELRIPVLWDPLRLAIFADVGQVWETREDLDFDFSVGVGIGIRWSTPIGPLWADVAWPVANIGISSTKPKFYLGIGRPF from the coding sequence ATGAAGCGCACCCGACGCCTCCTCGGCATAGCCGTCGTGACCCTGGTGGGGTTGCTGGTCGCGTTGCTCCTCGTCATCCATCTCCCCGGCGTTCAACGGGCAGTCTGGGAGCGCGTGACGGCCTCGATCGAGGAGGCCAGCGGATGGCGAGTCGAGAGCGAACAGGTGTCTTTCAGAGTCCTGCCGACGAGGTTCAGGGCCTCAAATCTCGAGCTGACGACGGGTGGTCGCCGCGTCGCATCGATCGAGAACCTCGAGGCGACATGGCGGTGGCGGAAAGTCGTTTCAGCACCGTACAGACTTGAAACGCTACTCGTCGACGGCGTGCGACTCGATCTTGATGCGCTTCCAGGACGCTCGGAGTCGGCCGGTTCGAAGTCAATCGGCCCGCTGGATTTCATCGAGGTTCAAGAGCTGCGTATTCGAAAAGTGGCCGGTGCGGGATCGATCGCCGAAACCGAAGTGGTCGTCGACGGGCTGAACGTCGAGAGTCGCCTGGTGTCCGGATCCGTCACGGCAACCCTGTCAGCCGATCAGTTGACCCTCGACAGGGCTGGCCGGGTATTCGATCTGGGCGTGGTGGCCGCTGAGGTTGCTGGATCAGCGGAAGGGCTGCGGGTGACGGGTCTCGAGCTCGATTCACCGGCGGTCAGCGTGCAGGTCAGCGGAGAGGTTTCGTTCGACTCCGGGGTGGCCGGCGAATTCCAGGTGAGGACAGGGGTCGATGTGGCAAATCTCGCAAGCTGGTGGGATCCGAACCTCGCGACCGGCCTCCAACCCTCGGGGCACCTCCAGCTCGAGGGCTCGGTGGCCTTCGGCGGGGACGCCGGGCCGAGGATCGACCTCGAACACCGCGGCGATGCGATTCGAGTTGCGGGCTACGACCTCGGAGAGATCGGCTTCTCCCTGGTCGATAGCGTGCCGAGTGTAAGACTGGCACATCAGGAGTGGGGCCGAGCCGAGCTGATGTTCTCGGGACCGGGCGCCGTGGTCGTCAGGGCATCCCTGAAAGAGGCGCCTGTCGATGATCTGCTGACGCTCGCCGCCCCGCGTGTCGCGGACCTGGTCGGGCGGCCCACGAACGTCAGCGGTGAGATCGACGGAACGCTCACCTATCCAGTCGTTGCCGACCTTCTCGCCGGCCACTTCGACCTCGTCGTGCATTCGCCGAGGGGCAGAATGGCCATTCGCGCCGCGGGGGGGGAGAGCTCCTGGCGGCTGGAAGAGCTCGAGGTCCTCGCTGCCGGAACCGAGATTCATGCGAGCGGAACTGTTGACGCCGAATCCGGCATCGATCTTCGAGCCGATCTCACCTCGGCCGCCCCGACACGGATGCTCGAACCGTTCGAGATGTCGATGCCGTCGATCGAAGGAGACCTGGTCGCCGGAGGGCCTCTCGAAGGTGAGGTGACGATGAGCGGTCCGCTGACGGCACCCCATTTCTCGGGTTCTCTCGAATGGCGCGAACCGGAAATCGCGGGACGTAGTTTTTCGGCTCTGACCGCTACGCTCTCGGGTTCCACCGAATCCCTCGATTGGGGGGTCGAGCTGTCACTCGCTCCAGGAGCTTCATGCGTCGCGTCCGGATGGGCGCAACCAATGGAGCGGAAGATCGCGGGCGACTGGGAGGTGCGGGCCGACGACCTCGCGGAGTTCGTGCCGTTGCTTGCGCCGTCGATGCAGTTGACTCTGTCGGGGGCCGTCACCGCGAACGGAGCCGTCGCAGCTGCGAATGCTTCATTTCGAGTGAATGGCGAGATCATCGGGTCGAATGTGCAGATCGGCAAGTGGGTGATCGACACCCTCGGGGCAACCTTTTTCGCCACACCTCAAATCGTCGATGTAAGCGAGATCTCAGTTGAAGCATATTCGGGCGTACTGACGGGCGCGATCTCGTTACCGGTTGCACAGCTCTCGGATCCGATCAACATCGACCTCAGCTGGTCTGACCTGGATCTGGCCGCGTTTCCGGTAGAAGTTCCTGCGGCAATAACCGGTGAGATGGCCGGCGAGCTGCACCTTGCTGGCAGTTTCGATCGTCCGCAGGGTGAGGCCGTCTTTTCATGGGTGCCTGTGGCCGAGGTTCCTCTGCTGGAAAGCCTGGTTCTGCGAGGCGAGCTCGCGGACGGCAAGCTGTCCGTATCCACGAAGCAGTTCGAAACGGTTTCCGGTCCCGGGACCATCCGGGCCGAGATTCCGTTTGGAGACCTCCCATTGCCGGAGTGGTTTTGGCCCGAGGCTCCGGGTGGTCCGGTCAGCGCGACAGTGCGAGCCGACGGCGTGAAATCGGGTCCGTTCCTCCAGGTCCTCGGTCTGGACGACTTTCAGGCGGAAGCCGAGACCGATCTGCGGGCGGAGATTGCGTGGGATCCGGCAACCGGGGAACGGCCAGAGCTGACGGTCGAGGCGAGAGATTTCAGGGTGTCGAACCTGCCCGGCGAGCTCGTCGCCGAGGGTCCGTTGGCGATCTCCGTGAAGGGCGAGCGTGTGGAAATAGAACCCTTTGTGCTTGCCGGGGAGGGCAGCCGGCTCGAGGGATCAGCGACCTATGATCCGGGTGCCGGACTGGTCCGGGGGCGGTTTCGAGCGCGGGTGGCACCGGCCGTGGCCAACATGCTGCCGTACCCGGTAGCGATCGACGAACCGATCGAGATCGGCGCCGACGTGCAGGTGCCGGCCGACCTGGCGACCGCAGCTGGCGGCGTACGGGGCCAGTTCACCGTGGATCACCGCGGCGGGCGGATCGTGGTTCGTGATCCGCCAGTGGAGGTCCGTGATGCACATCTGGTGGTGGACTACGGCGGTGGCGCCTTCGATATCACTGATGGCACCGCGATTGTCAACCACGGACAGGTGGACATCAGTGGTGGGTGGGACCCTGTAAGCGGCGAGGGCGTTGATCTGGAGTTCGACGGCGTGACTGTCATGGCCGCCGGCATCCTTTCGAAGTGGAACGGCAGGCTGGCGTTCGAGCCGCGTGAGGACCGCCTTGCCCACGTGTCGGGAGACATGACGCTGGTCGACGGTGTCTGGGACGAGAGGTTCGACGTCGCCGGCTTCCTGACGGCGGACGACTCGACGGTACCAGAGGACGATCTCCTGCACGACGTCAGCCTCGATGTGGTGGTTCGCGGACTGGCCGGAATCAGGGTCGAGAACAACCTCGGGCGGTTCGATGTCAACTGGGAGCAGTTACGGGTTGGCGGGACCGCCGCCGAACCCGTCCTTCTGGGCGAGGTGCAAATCGCGCCGGGCGGCGTACTGGCCCTGGCCGGGCACGAGGTCGAGGTCAGGCGCGGCGTGGCGGAGTTCACGGGAGATCCCGAGATCGACCCGGTTTTGGAAATCATCCCAGCAGCGGATTTGAACCTTGTTGGCGGCGAGGATGCAATCGGAGGAACAGTTTTTGCGACGCAGGGTCTCGCCCAGGGGCTCAGCAATGCGCTGGGATTCGAAAATGTGACGCTGAGACCGGCGGAGATCGCGGTTCAGACGGAGAGCGATCCGAGCACCCGATACATGGTCGGGCATCGATTGAGTCATCAATTCGCTCTCTTCCTGGCCACCAACCTTTCCGACGTCCAGGATCGCCTGACCATGATCCAGTACTGGAACATTCCGCATTTCGGGAGTCTCGCGCTGCAGGCGTATGAGGAAACGAAGGACGAGAGTCAAGGAGCCAACGTTTTCCAGAGATTCGAGTGGGGTGGGACGATATTGGACCAGGGTGTTCCCGAAATCCGCCGAATTCGCCTCGACGGCGACTGGCCGTTGTCCAAGCGAAGCCTTCGCAAGGCGACGCGTCTCCGCCGCGGGCAGCCGTACGACGATTTTCTCTTGTTCGTGGCGGCAGTGCGTATGGAGAGGCTGCTGGCGCAGAACGGCTATCAGAATGCTCGCGTGATTGGGATATCGGAAGGGGAGGAATCCTCACCGGTTCTCGCGTTCACCTGCGAGCCAGGCGAGCGACAGGTCGTGACTTTCGAGGGAGATGCATTGGCCAGGGATGTGGAACGCGAGGTCACGGCCCTGTACAGGCGACCGCCAATGAAGCGCCTTTCATTCGACAAGATGGAATCGGTGATTCGCCAAAACCTGGTCAGCGATGGCTATTTGGCACCCGAGATCTCCATCGAAGGGCTCGACGAAAAGATCGTCGTTGATGTGCTGAAGGGAGAGCCTTCTGATCTTCGCGGTCCCTTCCTCGACGGCGTGCCGGACGGTTCGATCGCGGTCGTTCGGGCAGTGCTGGATGCGCCGTCGGAGCTGGCCAACGCGGTCGTCCGGCCAAACATCGCGAGACGGCGCGTCGAACGGGTGTTGCAAAGGGCCGGCTATCTGGAGGCGCAAGTCACGGACTTTTTCACGCTTCCCGGAGACGACGGTTCTACGGAGGTCCATTTGGTGGTCGATGCCGGGGGTCGAACATCGATCGATTCGGTGGAGATTCTCGGAGACGATCCTCTCGGCGTGACCGAAGCGGAGGCCTTGGCGCTCGAGTCCGGAATCCCGCTCGACCGTGTGATGATCGATACCGCCGTCCGCGGCATTCGCAATACGTACCAGGAGGCGGGATATACGGACGTCAGCGTGGCGAGCACGGTCGAGGTCGATGCATCCGGGAAGCGGCGGCTTCAGGTCAATTTGGAGCCGGGGCCCAGACCGACCGTGAGAGAGATTCGTTTCGAAGGCAGGAGGTTCGTCTCGGAAGGCGTGCTCTCGAAGGGGGTGGCCCTGTCACCGGGCGATTTCGTGACCGAGGGAGAGTTGAATCAATCGGCTTCGGATATCGCTAACTTCTCGCCCATCGAGCGCGCGACTGTCGTGACGACGCCGATCGACGACTCCCAGGTGGATGTCGAGTTCGACGTCGTCGAAAAGGACCGCTGGACGGTCGAGGTGGGCGGCGGCTGGAGCACCGAGCGAAGCTTCGGCGCCGCCTTCGGCATTCGTGACGACAATCTGTTCGGGCGGGGGGTCGGCCTCAACCTTCGCGGTTCTCTGGATTCGAAGGAGCAGAAGCTGTACCTCTACGGCTCGATTCCGCCGCCGCCCGGCGGAAATCTCTCGTTCATATCGACGGTGGGTTACGCAACGGGAGACGCCCCGGATGATCCGGATTTTCTGGACCAGGACGAGTTCCTGGCCTCGCTGGAGGCGACCTACCGCCTGCCGAACGACATGCAGGTCGGGGGCTATTACCGTTGGACCAGGACCCGGACATACGAAAAGATCCCGGACGACTTTCTCCCGTTCGACATCACCGTTCGAGTGGGGACACTCGGGTTGCGATCGGTAGTGGACCGGTTCGATTTCTTCTTTGACCCGCGCAAGGGCTGGGGGCTGACCTCCGATTTCGGTTGGAGCGGTGAAGCCATCGGATCGGAGCTGGAGTATCTGAGCTGGCTGACGGGTTTCGGCCTCGCGCTGGAAACGTTTGCTGGTTCGACCTGGATGCAGACCGTGAAGATCGGCATCGCCGAACCCCTCAAGGGGACGAGCCTCGACACCGAGGCGAAGTTCTTTGCGGGAGGCCAATCGTCCGTTCGGGGTTT